GCCGAGCGACGCCATCGCCTCGGCCACCGCCGCACCCAGGCCGGACGAGGCACCGGTCACGATCGCCACCCGACCGTCGAGATCGAGCATTCGCGCCGCGACGTCGCGGTCGAAGGCCACGCGGGTCTCCCCTCACACGCAGGCCTCGCGCAGCCACCGCCCCGCGAGGAGCGACCGTCGGCCGCTTCGCCCGATCGTAGGGAGAACTTTCAATCCTTACAAGGATAAGGCCCGGCGAGTCAGCCGCGCCGGAACCGCTTCCGGCTCCGGTCGGACGCCGCGTCGATGACGCCGCCCTTCAGCGATCGGCCCACCCAGTGCTGCGCCGCCGCGAGGTGGTCCCGCGCGATCCGTGCGGCCTCGTCCGCGTCGCCGTCTTCGATGCACTCCACCAGGCGCTCGTGTGCGCGGTGCGCGGCGGCGCAGTCCCCGCGCGAGGGGTAGGCGCCCCGGGACGCTTGCGCCTCCGCCCACGCCTCCTCCTGCACCGACCAGAGCGACGTCAGGCTCTTCACGACGACCCGCAGCGTGGCGTTGGTCTCGAAACCGACCAGCGCGTCGTGGAACTCGCGCGACGCCGTCGTGAAGACGGCCCCGTCGTCGATGCAGTTCTCGCCGACCACCAGCAGTTCTCGCAGCCGGGGCACCACGACCCGGCTGCGATCGGCCCGCTGCGCCAGGCGGGCCACGCACAGCGGTTCGAGCACCGCCAGCGCCTCTCCGAGGTCGGTGGCCTTGACCTGCATCGCCTGCAGCGTCAGACCGAGCGCGTACCCCGCGGTTCCGATGTCCGGTGCGTGCACGATCGCACCGCCGCGATTGCCCCGGCGGACGGTGATGAATCCTTCGGTCTCCAGAATGCGCAACGCCTCGCGCACCGAGGGGTAGCTCACTCCGAACTC
The window above is part of the Cryptosporangium minutisporangium genome. Proteins encoded here:
- a CDS encoding FadR/GntR family transcriptional regulator, encoding MAEQVASVLRDRILAGGIVDGTSLPKQDELVAEFGVSYPSVREALRILETEGFITVRRGNRGGAIVHAPDIGTAGYALGLTLQAMQVKATDLGEALAVLEPLCVARLAQRADRSRVVVPRLRELLVVGENCIDDGAVFTTASREFHDALVGFETNATLRVVVKSLTSLWSVQEEAWAEAQASRGAYPSRGDCAAAHRAHERLVECIEDGDADEAARIARDHLAAAQHWVGRSLKGGVIDAASDRSRKRFRRG